Within the Pseudomonas chlororaphis subsp. aurantiaca genome, the region GCGCCGCCTGATCCACCTCATACCCCAGGATGGTCTTTTCTACGATCAGCGCGTGCACCCGGGTGACTCCGACGAATTTCAGCCAGGCCTCGACGTAGGGCTTCTGGAAGTCGAAGTGCTTCGCAGGCGTGTCGGATTGCGGTGAGAAGTCGAGGCCGCGGGCGTAGGCGACGACCGCGGTTTTGTTGTGCAGCAGGCCGAGCAGGCCGTGTTCGGCGGTGAAGCTGAAGAGGATGTCTTTCTGTGTGACCAGGTCGATGAAGTGTTTCAGCTTGTAGGGGATGCTGTAGTTCCACAGGGGCACGGAAAGTACCAGCAGGTCGGCGGTGTGCAGGTGGGCGGCGAGGGTTTCAAGGGTGTTCCAGGCGTCTTGCTGGTCGGGGGACAGGGTTATGCCTTGCAGGCCGGCGTATTTGGCGTCCATGGCGTGCTGGTCGAACTCCGGCAGGTCCAGGCTCCACAGATCCAGGGTGCTGACTTCGGTATGGGGATGGTGGGTCTGGTAGCGCTCGATAAAACCGCGGGCGATTTGTTGCGAGGCGGAGCGCTCTTTGCGGGGGGAGCATTGGATATGCAGCAGGCGGGTCATGACGGCATCTCGGATGAGGAATGCCGGTATTGCAACATAGCGTATTACGGAATATAAATCGTAAATAAATGGTTGATTGATCACGTATCTCTATATGTTCGATGTTCTGTTGCTCAAGACCTTTGTGACGGTGGTGGACGAGGAAGGCTTCAGCCGTGCGGCTGAACGGCTGCATCTGACGCAGTCGGCGGTCAGCGGGCATCTGCGGCGCCTGGAAGAGCTGGTCGGCAAGCCGCTGTTGACCCGTACCACGCGTTCCCAGCATTTGACTGTCGATGGCGAGCGCCTGATGGCCTATGCCCGCGCCATCCTCGCCTTGAACCGCGATGCCTGGGCCGAGCTGACGCGTTTGCCGTTTCACGGCCGGGTGCGGATCGGCATGTCCGAGGACTTTGTAGAGCCCCGCCTGCTGCGCCTTTTGCAGGAGTTCGCGGCGCAGTACCCGGGCATGGAAATCGATATCCAGGTGAATATTCCCGGCACGCTGCTGGAGCGCATGCAGCAGGGCGGTCTTGAGGTGGTCATCGGTTCGCTGTGTGAAACCCGTGAGTCGGGCCTGCTGCTGTGGCAGGAACCGCTGGTGTGGGCTAGCTCCGCGTATCTGGCTGGTCGTTTTCCGACGCCGCTACCGCTGGCGCTGTTTCCCGAGCCATGCCCTTATCGGGCGGTGGCCCTGCAGCGTCTGGCGCAAGCGGGAATCGCCCAGCGTACGGCAATGCTTTGCCCCAGCAACGCGGCGTTGCGCACGGCGGCCCTGTCCGGGTTTGCGGTGGCGCCGATAGCGACCAGTCAGTTGGGGCAGGGGCTTGCGGTGTTAGGGGCAGAACATGGTTTGCCGGCATTGCCCGACGCGGAGTTTCGGCTGTTCACGGCCAAGGATGCCGATCAGGACATAGTGGCCGCGTTGTCCCAGGTGATAGTGGCCTATTGTGCGGCGCGGCGGGTCTAGCCTTCGGCTTCAGCAGCGCGACTGCCCGAAGGGGCAGTCGCTTGAGCGGAGGTCAGAGATCCAGGCCTTCCTGGATCACCGACAGCAGGGTGTCTTCATTGAGTTCGAGCGGGTCCGGCCTGGTTTTACCGGGACCTGGAACCGTCTGGATCAGCCAGTGCCCCTCGCCATGCTCGCTGCCGCTGCGCAGCATATAGCGCTCCGGGCCTTTGCCATGGATTTCGACACGCCCGGCGCCACCCGTGGTGAAGCGGGCGATGGGGTCGAGGAGGATGCTCTGATGGTTGCCCTCGATCAGCAGTTGATCGATGGCATAGTTGAAGGTGGCACCAGAGGGGTGGCTCTCGAACACGCGAGTGGGGACGCGCCGGATATTCAGGCCGACCTCTGACAGGGGGGTCAGCCAGGTCTCGACCTGGTGGTACATCTCATAGACCTGCGCAGGCCACAGCTCAATGGCTTTGTCTGCCGAGATGTCTTCCTTGGCCCAGCCGTCCTGTTTTTGTTTCAGCCTTGCGGCGAGTTCATCGACCTTACTCATTCCGATTTCCTATCGCGATGTGAGGGTAAGTGTAGTCTCTGAAGGTACTTTACCTTGGCGGACGGTGACCAGCGATTCATGACCATCTGCCGATGCTTGTATTGTGACGAGGTGTTTTCTATATATCCCTGATGGGCATCAGAAAAATGCTCTACATTTTCAGACGGTGCCACCCTGAATTGTCCGCTATTACCTCTTAGGATTGGCCAGCCCGGCTGCATCGCATGCCTTACCTTGCCAGGATGATGCTTTGCCTATCCCGATTCACGATCCTCACCATTCTTCCGATCGAACCTTGAAGCGGCTTCCGCTGCTCAAGGCCGCGGTAGTATTCATTTCGATGGTTTGCCTGTGCCTGTGCGGCCTGCTTTATCTGCAGCTGGCGCAGTCCTATCACTACGATATGGCGCGGGCGCAGGTCGCCTCGTCGAACCTGACCCGGGCCATGGCACAACAGGCCGAGGACACCTTCATCGAGGCCGACCTGGTGCTGGCCAGCCTGGCCGACTGGATTCAGAAAGACGGTTACGGCCCGGCGCAGAAGCCTTTCTTGCAGAAGATCTTTGCGCAGAGGGCGCAGGCGCTCAAACAGGTGCATGGCCTGTTCCTGTTCGACCGGGCAGGGCAATGGGTGGTCACCTCGTTCGATCGCTTGCCACGCGGCGAA harbors:
- a CDS encoding FMN-dependent NADH-azoreductase; translated protein: MTRLLHIQCSPRKERSASQQIARGFIERYQTHHPHTEVSTLDLWSLDLPEFDQHAMDAKYAGLQGITLSPDQQDAWNTLETLAAHLHTADLLVLSVPLWNYSIPYKLKHFIDLVTQKDILFSFTAEHGLLGLLHNKTAVVAYARGLDFSPQSDTPAKHFDFQKPYVEAWLKFVGVTRVHALIVEKTILGYEVDQAARQAAGNRAQELADSFK
- a CDS encoding LysR substrate-binding domain-containing protein; amino-acid sequence: MFDVLLLKTFVTVVDEEGFSRAAERLHLTQSAVSGHLRRLEELVGKPLLTRTTRSQHLTVDGERLMAYARAILALNRDAWAELTRLPFHGRVRIGMSEDFVEPRLLRLLQEFAAQYPGMEIDIQVNIPGTLLERMQQGGLEVVIGSLCETRESGLLLWQEPLVWASSAYLAGRFPTPLPLALFPEPCPYRAVALQRLAQAGIAQRTAMLCPSNAALRTAALSGFAVAPIATSQLGQGLAVLGAEHGLPALPDAEFRLFTAKDADQDIVAALSQVIVAYCAARRV